One genomic region from Anguilla rostrata isolate EN2019 chromosome 2, ASM1855537v3, whole genome shotgun sequence encodes:
- the LOC135247562 gene encoding zinc-binding protein A33-like, giving the protein MSDTHCSLHGEKLLLFCEHDKEPLCLVCQTSKKHRNHSVCPVEQAALDLKEELKPALNLIKEKLKRFTEVEQECKKTAEHIKSQAQHTERQIKAEFEKLHQFLQEEEEARLAALREEEEQKSQIMKEKIENITGHISTLTDKIAAIEKAMDNEDTSFLQSYKNIKERAQCTLQDPELLSGALIDVAKHLGNLKFRVWEKMLEMVQYTPVVLDPNTARVTLSLSDDLTTVRHTGREQKYPDNPERFKPCVDVLGSEGFTSGTHSWEVKVGNKSAWTIGVVKESISRKGNITCDPKRGFWVLMLRNGNEYRASGAADLTMRIKPQSIRVQLDYDRGEVSFFDSSDMSVIYTFKDTFTERVFPYFSPYLKKDKNEGPLQICLVKISVKVTLNQ; this is encoded by the exons ATGAGTGACACTCACTGCAGTCTCCATGGCGAGAAACTTCTACTATTCTGCGAACATGATaaagagcctctctgtctcgtctgtcagacttcaaaaaaacacagaaaccactCGGTCTGTCCAGTGGAACAGGCAGCACTGGATCTGAAG GAGGAACTCAAGCCTGCACTTAatcttattaaagaaaaactgaagaggTTTACTGAGGTTGAACAAGAATGTAAGAAAACAGCTGAACACATCAAG AgtcaggcccagcacacagagaggcagataaaggcagagtttgagaagctccaccagttcctgcaagaggaagaggaggccagacTAGCTgctctgagggaggaagaggagcagaaaaGTCAGATAATGAAGGAGAAGATAGAAAACATCACAGGGCACATATCCACTCTTACAGACAAAATCGCAGCTATAGAGAAGGCCATGGACAATGAAGACACCTCCTTTTTACAG agctaCAAGAACATCAAGGAAAG agcccagtgcacactgcaggatccagagctgctctcaggggcactgatagatgtggccaaacacctgggcaacctgaagttcagagtctgggagaagatgctggagatggtgcagtaca CTCCTGTGGTGCTGGACCCCAATACTGCACgtgtcactctctccctctctgatgatctgaccactgtgagacacacaggTAGAGAACAGAAATATCCTGACAACCCGGAGAGGTTTAAACCCTGTGTGGATGTGCTGGGATCTGAGGGGTTTACCTcagggacacacagctgggaggtgaAGGTTGGGAATAAATCTGCTTGGACTATAGGAGTGGTGAAAGAGTCCATCAGTAGGAAGGGAAATATAACATGTGACCCAAAGAGAGGATTTTGGGTCTTAATGCTGAGGAATGGTAATGAGTACCGTGCATCTGGAGCTGCTGATCTCACAATGAGGATAAAGCCCCAGagcatcagagtgcagctggactatgacaggggggaggtgtcctTCTTCGACTCCAGTGACATGTCAGtcatttacacttttaaagACACATTTACTGAGAGAGTGTTTCCGTACTTCTCTCCCTATTTGAAAAAAGATAAGAATGAAGGACCCCTGCAAATATGCCTGGTGAAAATCTCTGTGAAAGTGACTTTAAACCAGTGa